In the genome of Deinococcus seoulensis, one region contains:
- a CDS encoding alpha-ketoacid dehydrogenase subunit beta, producing the protein MTAPTTHVPQPTTHKNMTMVAAINDALDIALAADDTVHIFGEDVGVMGGVFRATDGLQAKHGEGRVFDTPLAEAAIVGMGIGMGLAGLKPVAEIQFAGFLYPALDQILSHLGRYRHRTRSRYHLPMVIRAPYGGGVHTPEQHADSPEAILAHTPGVKVVIPSTPADAKSLLLSAINDPDPVFFFEPIKLYRSTKEDVPLGDVRIPLGKARLVTHGDDVTVICYGGMVEVAQKAAAAAHAAGIGVEVIDLRTLVPMDTDTILSSVTKTGRVVVVTEAPRTAGFHSEIAAIIAEEAIEHLRAPIVRVTGYDAPYPPFTAVEDVYRPNPVRVAKAIRQVMNY; encoded by the coding sequence ATGACCGCCCCTACAACCCACGTCCCACAACCCACAACCCACAAGAACATGACCATGGTCGCCGCCATCAACGACGCCCTCGACATCGCCCTGGCCGCCGACGACACCGTCCACATCTTCGGCGAGGACGTCGGCGTCATGGGCGGCGTGTTCCGCGCCACCGACGGCCTCCAGGCCAAACACGGCGAAGGGCGCGTGTTCGACACCCCCCTCGCCGAGGCCGCCATCGTCGGCATGGGCATCGGCATGGGCCTCGCAGGCCTGAAACCCGTCGCGGAAATCCAGTTCGCAGGCTTCCTCTACCCCGCCCTCGACCAGATCCTCTCCCACCTGGGCCGCTACCGCCACCGCACCCGCAGCCGCTACCACCTCCCCATGGTCATCCGCGCCCCCTACGGCGGCGGCGTCCACACCCCCGAACAACACGCCGACAGCCCCGAAGCGATCCTCGCCCACACCCCCGGCGTCAAAGTCGTCATCCCCAGCACCCCCGCCGACGCCAAAAGCCTGCTGCTCAGCGCCATCAACGACCCCGACCCCGTCTTCTTCTTCGAACCGATCAAACTGTACCGCTCCACCAAAGAAGACGTGCCCCTCGGCGACGTGCGCATCCCGCTCGGCAAGGCCCGCCTCGTCACCCACGGCGACGACGTCACCGTCATCTGCTACGGCGGCATGGTCGAAGTCGCCCAGAAAGCCGCCGCCGCCGCCCACGCTGCCGGGATCGGCGTCGAAGTCATCGACCTGCGCACCCTCGTCCCCATGGACACCGACACCATCCTGAGCAGCGTGACGAAAACGGGCCGCGTGGTAGTGGTCACCGAAGCGCCCCGCACCGCCGGATTCCACAGCGAGATCGCCGCCATCATCGCCGAAGAAGCCATCGAGCACCTCCGCGCGCCCATCGTGCGCGTCACCGGCTACGACGCGCCGTACCCACCATTCACCGCCGTCGAGGACGTGTACCGACCCAACCCCGTGCGGGTGGCGAAGGCGATCCGGCAGGTTATGAACTACTGA